In Streptomyces sp. NBC_00306, a single genomic region encodes these proteins:
- a CDS encoding nucleotidyltransferase domain-containing protein, with protein MTAPLDLDLGPVVAEQPDPLLFATVSGAHLYGFPSKDSDVDLRGVHLLPVTELVGLHEPEETRSLIWDRDGTEMDLVTHDLRKFVRLMLRRNGYVLEQLLSPLVVHTGAAHDELVALAPGVLTLHHAHHYRGFASTQWRLFEKTGELKPLLYTFRTLLTGIRLMRSGEVQAHLPTLLDEVAAPAYLPDLIAAKADAEHGLASGVDKDRARADVEALHLVLDEAQQTSRLPDEASAHAALGALVVRVRLEG; from the coding sequence ATGACTGCCCCACTCGACCTGGACCTCGGCCCCGTCGTCGCCGAACAGCCCGACCCCCTGCTCTTCGCCACCGTCTCGGGGGCGCACCTGTACGGATTCCCGTCCAAGGACTCGGACGTGGACCTGCGCGGCGTCCATCTGCTCCCGGTGACGGAGCTCGTCGGGCTGCACGAGCCCGAGGAGACCCGGTCCCTGATATGGGACCGGGACGGGACCGAGATGGACCTGGTCACGCACGACCTGCGGAAGTTCGTCCGGCTCATGCTGCGCCGCAACGGCTATGTGCTGGAACAGCTGCTGTCCCCGCTGGTCGTCCACACCGGAGCGGCCCACGACGAGCTGGTGGCCCTCGCGCCCGGTGTGCTCACCCTCCACCACGCCCACCACTACCGGGGTTTCGCGTCCACGCAGTGGCGGCTCTTCGAGAAGACCGGCGAACTCAAGCCGCTGCTCTACACCTTCCGCACCCTGCTGACCGGCATCCGTCTGATGCGCAGCGGCGAGGTGCAGGCACATCTGCCCACGCTGCTCGACGAGGTCGCGGCTCCCGCGTACCTGCCCGACCTGATCGCGGCCAAGGCGGACGCCGAGCACGGTCTCGCCTCCGGCGTCGACAAGGACAGGGCCCGGGCCGACGTCGAAGCGCTGCACCTCGTCCTCGACGAGGCGCAGCAGACCTCACGGCTGCCCGACGAGGCCTCCGCCCATGCCGCCCTCGGCGCGCTCGTGGTGCGGGTCCGGCTGGAGGGCTGA
- a CDS encoding DUF952 domain-containing protein produces MLFHVVPVDEWTTDVDRPYAPASLVSEGFVHCSPDGPAALVIADGLYRDVPDLLVLQIDEAGLGAEVRWEGSEDMLFPHVYGPVERSAVTAVLAVRRDADGHARELTPWV; encoded by the coding sequence ATGCTCTTTCACGTCGTACCCGTGGACGAATGGACGACGGACGTCGACCGTCCGTACGCCCCTGCCTCGCTGGTCTCCGAGGGCTTCGTGCACTGCTCGCCCGACGGCCCGGCGGCGCTCGTGATCGCCGACGGCCTCTACCGCGACGTGCCCGATCTGCTGGTTCTCCAGATCGACGAGGCGGGGCTCGGCGCCGAGGTCCGCTGGGAAGGCTCGGAGGACATGCTGTTCCCGCATGTGTACGGGCCGGTCGAGCGCTCCGCGGTCACAGCGGTGCTCGCGGTACGCCGCGACGCGGACGGCCACGCGCGGGAACTCACCCCCTGGGTGTGA
- a CDS encoding Rieske (2Fe-2S) protein, whose protein sequence is MDARRRTVLTAGTAGALGLMLGCGENGDEGAAASEQPTSPGATTAVGESPAGSAPAGEELARTTDIPVGGGKVFADQKVVVTQPTSGQFKAFSAICTHQGCTVDKVADGTIDCPCHGSRFRVADASVAKGPATKPLPPKQITVSGETILLT, encoded by the coding sequence ATGGACGCACGGCGGCGTACGGTGCTGACGGCAGGCACGGCAGGTGCTCTGGGACTGATGCTGGGGTGCGGCGAGAACGGTGACGAGGGCGCGGCCGCGTCCGAGCAGCCGACCTCTCCCGGTGCGACGACCGCAGTCGGAGAATCGCCCGCGGGCTCGGCGCCGGCCGGTGAGGAGCTCGCCCGGACCACCGACATCCCGGTGGGCGGCGGAAAGGTGTTCGCGGACCAGAAGGTCGTGGTCACCCAGCCGACGTCCGGTCAGTTCAAGGCCTTCTCCGCCATCTGCACCCACCAGGGCTGCACCGTGGACAAGGTGGCCGACGGCACCATCGACTGCCCCTGCCACGGCAGCAGGTTCCGTGTCGCGGACGCGTCGGTGGCGAAGGGACCGGCCACGAAGCCCCTGCCGCCCAAGCAGATCACCGTCTCCGGGGAGACGATCCTGCTCACGTAG
- a CDS encoding nucleotidyltransferase domain-containing protein gives MTPHELVRDHTIYSCVMGSRAFGLATEDSDTDRRGVFVAPTPLHWRFEKPPTHVEGPAAEQFSWELERFCDLALRANPNILECLHSPHIERIDDTGRELLALRAAFLSREVHRTFVRYAEGQQKKLESDVRRYGAPRWKHAMHLLRLLASCRDLLRTGELVLDVGEERERLLAVKHGEFSWPEIASWMARTADEADEAALRTPLPPEPDRARVEDFLVRVRRASALQPDPHHERAEGGMGGGLVGQP, from the coding sequence ATGACCCCGCATGAGCTGGTGCGCGATCACACGATCTACTCATGTGTCATGGGTTCGCGCGCCTTTGGCCTGGCGACGGAGGACAGCGACACCGACCGGCGCGGTGTGTTCGTCGCACCCACCCCGCTCCACTGGCGCTTCGAGAAGCCCCCGACCCATGTCGAGGGCCCGGCCGCCGAACAGTTCTCCTGGGAGCTGGAGCGATTCTGCGATCTGGCCCTGCGCGCCAACCCGAACATCCTGGAGTGTCTGCACTCCCCGCACATCGAGCGCATCGACGACACCGGGCGTGAACTGCTCGCCCTGCGTGCGGCGTTCCTGTCCCGCGAGGTCCACCGGACGTTCGTGCGCTACGCCGAGGGCCAGCAAAAGAAGCTGGAGTCGGACGTCCGCCGGTACGGCGCACCGCGCTGGAAGCACGCGATGCACCTGCTGCGGCTGCTCGCGTCCTGCCGGGACCTGCTGCGCACCGGGGAACTCGTCCTCGACGTGGGTGAGGAGCGGGAACGTCTGCTGGCCGTCAAGCACGGCGAGTTCAGCTGGCCCGAGATCGCGTCGTGGATGGCCCGCACTGCCGACGAGGCCGATGAGGCGGCGCTCCGCACACCGCTGCCGCCGGAGCCGGACCGCGCCCGCGTCGAGGACTTCCTCGTACGGGTCCGGCGGGCCTCAGCCCTCCAGCCGGACCCGCACCACGAGCGCGCCGAGGGCGGCATGGGCGGAGGCCTCGTCGGGCAGCCGTGA
- a CDS encoding prephenate dehydrogenase, translated as MRTAVVIGTGLIGTSAALALAGRGIAVHLVDHDPERSRTAAALGAGTDAPPEGPVDLAIVAVPPAHVAAALAEAMRAGTARGYLDVASVKGGPRRELEALGLDLRSYIGSHPMSGKERSGPLAATADLFEGRPWVLTPTRDTDTEVLNLALELVALCRAVPVVMDADAHDRAVALVSHTPQLISSMVAARLEEADETAVRLCGQGIRDVTRIAASDPRMWVEILSANPGPVADVLAGVAADLDETVQALRALQSADESKRQGGVEGIEDVLLRGNAGRARVPGKHGAAPASYEIVAVLISDQPGELARIFADAGRAGVNIEDVRIEHATGQQAGLVQLMVVPAAAPVLAASLRERGWSIRQ; from the coding sequence GTGAGAACCGCTGTCGTCATCGGAACCGGTCTGATCGGCACCTCGGCGGCGCTCGCGCTGGCGGGCCGGGGGATCGCCGTCCATCTCGTCGACCACGACCCGGAGCGTTCGCGTACGGCCGCCGCGCTCGGCGCCGGTACGGACGCGCCGCCCGAGGGGCCGGTCGACCTCGCCATCGTCGCCGTGCCGCCCGCCCATGTCGCCGCCGCGCTGGCGGAGGCCATGCGGGCCGGGACCGCCCGCGGCTACCTCGACGTGGCCAGCGTCAAGGGCGGACCACGGCGCGAGCTGGAGGCACTCGGTCTCGATCTCCGCTCGTACATCGGCTCCCACCCGATGTCGGGCAAGGAGCGCTCCGGTCCGCTCGCCGCCACCGCCGACCTCTTCGAGGGCCGGCCCTGGGTCCTCACGCCCACCCGCGACACCGACACCGAGGTCCTCAACCTCGCCCTCGAACTGGTCGCACTGTGCCGTGCCGTCCCCGTGGTGATGGACGCCGACGCCCACGACCGCGCGGTCGCGCTCGTCTCGCACACCCCCCAGCTGATCTCGTCGATGGTCGCCGCCCGCCTGGAGGAGGCCGACGAGACGGCCGTACGCCTGTGCGGCCAGGGCATCCGCGACGTGACGCGGATCGCCGCGTCCGACCCCCGCATGTGGGTCGAGATCCTGTCCGCGAACCCGGGGCCCGTCGCCGATGTGCTCGCCGGAGTGGCCGCCGATCTGGACGAGACGGTCCAGGCCCTGCGTGCCCTGCAGTCCGCCGACGAGTCCAAGCGGCAGGGCGGTGTCGAGGGCATCGAGGACGTCCTGCTGCGGGGCAACGCGGGCCGCGCCCGCGTCCCGGGCAAGCACGGCGCCGCACCGGCCTCGTACGAGATCGTCGCCGTGCTGATCAGCGACCAGCCGGGCGAGCTGGCGCGGATCTTCGCGGACGCCGGCCGGGCCGGCGTCAACATCGAGGACGTCCGGATCGAGCACGCGACCGGCCAGCAGGCCGGCCTGGTGCAGCTGATGGTGGTCCCGGCGGCGGCTCCCGTCCTGGCGGCCTCGCTGCGCGAACGCGGCTGGTCGATCCGGCAGTAG
- a CDS encoding lysophospholipid acyltransferase family protein, with protein MCRHPRRGEAGGPVTLPSERGAAVGRRIGIGLMYGLWRPRVLGAWRVPATGPAILAVNHSHNIDGPMLMGTAPRPVHFLIKKEAFVGPLDPFLLGIGQLKVDRSTADRTAISNALGVLETGGVLGIFPEGSRGEGDFASLRAGLAYFAVRSGAPIVPVAVLGSSERGGRLIRQLPPLRSKVDVVFGDAFEAGDAGGRRTRKALDEATVRIQERLTAHLVNARRLTGR; from the coding sequence ATGTGTCGTCACCCTCGTCGAGGAGAAGCGGGCGGCCCGGTGACCCTGCCGTCCGAGCGCGGCGCCGCCGTCGGGCGCCGTATCGGGATCGGGCTGATGTACGGGCTGTGGAGACCGCGGGTGCTGGGCGCCTGGCGGGTTCCCGCGACCGGGCCCGCCATCCTGGCCGTGAACCACTCCCACAACATCGACGGGCCGATGCTGATGGGCACCGCCCCCCGGCCCGTGCACTTCCTGATCAAGAAGGAGGCGTTCGTCGGTCCCCTCGACCCGTTCCTGCTGGGAATCGGTCAGCTGAAGGTGGACCGGTCGACCGCCGACCGCACCGCGATATCCAACGCGCTCGGCGTGCTGGAGACTGGGGGTGTCCTCGGCATCTTCCCCGAGGGCAGCCGCGGAGAAGGAGACTTCGCCTCGCTGCGCGCGGGGCTCGCCTACTTCGCCGTACGCTCGGGGGCTCCGATCGTCCCGGTCGCGGTGCTGGGAAGCAGTGAGCGCGGCGGACGGTTGATACGACAGCTGCCCCCGCTGCGCAGCAAGGTGGACGTCGTGTTCGGGGACGCCTTCGAAGCGGGCGACGCCGGCGGGCGCCGTACGCGCAAGGCGCTGGACGAGGCCACCGTACGGATCCAGGAGCGGCTGACAGCCCACCTGGTGAATGCCAGGCGCCTCACCGGGCGCTAG
- a CDS encoding ADP-ribosylglycohydrolase family protein, with product MTTLRTTRTVTKQAATGSLIGLAIGDALGFPTEFNDVPQILAKTGPWREMQLPGPAIVTDDTQMTLALGRGIRTAMDRGLLDASRMAGPVRKEFVDWYHSPDNNRAPGRTCLVACEKLDSDRPWQEAGQIGSKGCGANMRVAPVGLVPGLSEEQRAGAAQLQAALTHGHPTALAASDLTARAVHLLAQGGEPMGLVGQLRSYAYESRSRYHERWLGNLWTYSHDPTPQAFIARGWDECLQALERLATALRTTNPETDPCLATGDGWIAEEALTTGLLCFLLFPDEPATALRRAACTRGDSDSIACLAGAFAGAHLGAGAWPKEWSERIEYRSDLMSLGALWDS from the coding sequence ATGACCACGCTGAGGACCACGAGGACCGTCACCAAGCAGGCCGCGACCGGCTCGCTGATCGGACTCGCGATCGGGGACGCGCTCGGCTTCCCCACCGAGTTCAACGACGTACCGCAGATTCTCGCCAAGACCGGACCCTGGCGGGAGATGCAGCTGCCCGGGCCCGCCATCGTCACGGACGACACCCAGATGACCCTGGCCCTCGGCCGGGGCATACGCACCGCCATGGACCGCGGACTGCTGGACGCCTCCCGTATGGCCGGGCCGGTGCGCAAGGAGTTCGTCGACTGGTACCACTCACCGGACAACAACCGCGCCCCCGGCCGCACCTGCCTCGTCGCCTGCGAGAAGCTCGACAGCGACCGCCCCTGGCAGGAGGCCGGCCAGATCGGCTCCAAGGGCTGCGGCGCCAACATGCGGGTCGCGCCGGTCGGTCTCGTACCGGGACTGAGCGAGGAACAGCGGGCGGGGGCGGCCCAGTTGCAGGCGGCGCTCACCCACGGCCACCCCACCGCGCTCGCGGCCTCCGACCTCACCGCCCGCGCGGTGCACCTCCTGGCGCAGGGCGGCGAACCGATGGGCCTGGTGGGCCAGCTCCGCTCGTACGCCTACGAGAGCCGCAGCCGCTATCACGAGCGCTGGCTCGGCAACCTCTGGACCTACTCCCACGACCCGACGCCCCAGGCTTTCATCGCCCGCGGCTGGGACGAGTGCCTCCAGGCGCTCGAACGGCTCGCCACCGCCCTGCGCACCACCAACCCCGAGACCGACCCGTGCCTCGCCACCGGGGACGGCTGGATCGCCGAAGAGGCCCTCACGACCGGGCTGCTGTGCTTCCTGCTCTTCCCGGACGAGCCGGCCACCGCCCTGCGCCGGGCCGCCTGCACCCGGGGCGACTCGGACTCCATCGCCTGCCTCGCCGGTGCCTTCGCCGGGGCGCACCTGGGCGCCGGGGCGTGGCCCAAGGAATGGTCGGAGCGGATCGAGTACCGCAGCGACCTGATGTCCCTCGGAGCGCTCTGGGATTCTTGA
- the cmk gene encoding (d)CMP kinase — translation MSDTVESVIVAIDGPAGTGKSSTSRAVAAALGLSYLDTGAQYRAITWWMITNGVDVDDPAAIAMAAGKPAIVSGTDPEDPTITVDGVDAAAPIRTTEVSARVSAVSAVPEVRARITELQRSIAASATGGIVVEGRDIGTTVLPDADLKIFLTATPEVRAARRSGELKGSDVAATRDALIKRDAADSSRKTSPLAKADDAVEVDTSELTLQQVVECVVTLVEEKRAAR, via the coding sequence GTGTCCGACACCGTGGAATCCGTGATCGTCGCCATCGACGGCCCCGCCGGCACGGGCAAGTCGAGCACGTCCAGGGCGGTGGCAGCCGCGCTCGGGCTGAGCTACCTGGACACCGGTGCCCAGTACCGGGCGATCACCTGGTGGATGATCACCAACGGTGTCGACGTCGACGACCCCGCGGCGATCGCCATGGCGGCCGGCAAGCCCGCGATCGTCTCCGGCACCGACCCGGAGGACCCGACGATCACCGTCGACGGTGTGGACGCCGCAGCCCCCATCCGCACCACGGAGGTCAGCGCCAGGGTGAGCGCGGTCAGCGCCGTCCCCGAGGTGAGGGCCAGGATCACCGAGCTCCAGCGCTCCATCGCCGCGTCCGCCACGGGCGGCATCGTCGTCGAGGGCCGCGACATCGGCACCACCGTCCTGCCGGACGCCGATCTGAAGATCTTCCTGACCGCGACGCCGGAGGTCCGTGCGGCCCGCCGCAGCGGCGAGCTCAAGGGCTCCGACGTGGCGGCCACCCGGGACGCCCTGATCAAGCGGGACGCGGCCGACTCCAGCCGCAAGACCTCCCCGCTCGCCAAGGCGGACGACGCCGTCGAGGTGGACACCAGCGAGCTGACCCTCCAGCAGGTCGTCGAATGTGTCGTCACCCTCGTCGAGGAGAAGCGGGCGGCCCGGTGA
- the aroH gene encoding chorismate mutase has translation MAVRAVRGAVQLERDDAGHMDEQVSQLLTAVLERNGLVADDLISVWFTATPDLHSDFPAAAARNLGIVDVPLICAQELDVVGAMPRVVRILAHVESHLDRSEIAHVYLGTAAALRKDIAQ, from the coding sequence GTGGCGGTACGAGCGGTCCGCGGGGCGGTCCAGCTGGAACGGGACGACGCCGGACACATGGACGAGCAGGTCAGTCAGCTGCTCACCGCCGTGCTGGAGCGCAACGGACTGGTCGCGGACGATCTGATCAGCGTCTGGTTCACCGCCACCCCGGATCTGCACAGCGACTTCCCGGCCGCCGCGGCGCGCAACCTCGGCATCGTGGACGTACCGCTGATCTGCGCGCAGGAACTGGACGTCGTCGGCGCGATGCCCCGCGTCGTACGGATACTGGCCCATGTCGAGTCCCACCTCGACCGGTCCGAGATCGCGCACGTCTACCTCGGCACCGCCGCCGCCCTGCGCAAGGACATCGCCCAGTGA